A single window of Pseudoduganella plicata DNA harbors:
- a CDS encoding L-serine ammonia-lyase — MDMSVFDLFKIGIGPSSSHTVGPMVAARRFLVENAPLDDVTGITAELYGSLALTGVGHATDKAVILGLMGETPQDVDPELVDRMLAAAEEAGELRLLGEKTVPFTRAVNLVFHKTENLPEHPNGMRFTLRRADGRTAHKVYYSVGGGFIRAEGESAAPAAASTPVPYPFDTMEQLLDLGQRTGKTIPQMLRANELARLGEAELDAGLDRIWNVMRSCIARGMEITGQLPGGLNVKRRAATLWRHAQGADRANALPHDALNGVTLYAMAVNEENAAGGRVVTAPTNGAAGIIPAVLKYYAEDCKPLDPVTGVRTFLLTAAAIGMLCKRNASISGAEVGCQGEVGVACAMAAAGLVAALGGTNAQIENAAEIGIEHHLGMTCDPIGGLVQIPCIERNGMGAVKAITAASLALKGDGTHFVSLDAVIETMRQTGADMQAKYKETSLGGLAIHVVTVNHAAC, encoded by the coding sequence ATGGACATGAGCGTTTTCGATTTATTCAAGATCGGCATCGGGCCTTCGAGCTCGCATACCGTGGGCCCGATGGTGGCGGCGCGCCGCTTCCTCGTCGAAAACGCTCCGCTGGACGATGTCACCGGCATCACCGCCGAGCTGTATGGTTCGCTGGCGCTGACCGGGGTCGGCCACGCCACCGATAAAGCCGTCATCCTGGGCCTGATGGGCGAGACGCCGCAGGACGTCGATCCCGAGCTGGTCGACCGCATGCTGGCGGCCGCCGAGGAGGCGGGCGAGCTGCGGCTTCTGGGCGAAAAGACGGTGCCGTTTACACGCGCCGTCAACCTGGTGTTCCACAAGACGGAAAACCTGCCCGAGCACCCGAACGGCATGCGTTTCACGTTGCGCCGGGCCGACGGCCGCACGGCGCACAAGGTGTACTACTCGGTGGGCGGCGGCTTTATCCGCGCCGAGGGCGAGAGCGCCGCGCCGGCCGCGGCGTCGACACCGGTGCCGTACCCGTTCGACACGATGGAGCAGCTGCTCGACTTGGGCCAACGCACCGGCAAGACGATTCCGCAGATGTTGCGCGCGAACGAACTGGCGCGCCTGGGGGAGGCCGAGCTGGATGCGGGCCTGGACCGCATCTGGAACGTGATGCGCAGCTGTATCGCGCGCGGCATGGAAATCACGGGGCAGCTGCCCGGTGGGCTGAACGTCAAGCGCCGTGCCGCCACGTTGTGGCGTCACGCCCAGGGTGCGGACCGCGCCAACGCCTTGCCGCACGACGCGCTCAACGGCGTGACCTTGTACGCGATGGCGGTCAACGAGGAAAACGCCGCCGGCGGGCGGGTGGTCACGGCGCCCACCAACGGGGCCGCCGGCATCATTCCCGCCGTACTGAAATACTATGCGGAAGACTGCAAGCCGCTCGACCCGGTGACGGGCGTGCGTACCTTCCTGCTGACGGCCGCCGCCATCGGCATGCTGTGCAAGCGCAATGCCTCGATCTCCGGCGCGGAAGTGGGCTGCCAGGGCGAGGTGGGCGTGGCTTGCGCCATGGCCGCCGCCGGACTGGTGGCGGCACTGGGCGGCACCAACGCACAGATCGAGAATGCGGCGGAAATCGGCATCGAGCACCATCTGGGCATGACGTGCGACCCGATCGGCGGCCTGGTGCAGATCCCGTGCATCGAACGCAACGGCATGGGCGCCGTCAAGGCCATCACGGCCGCGTCGCTGGCGCTCAAGGGCGACGGCACCCACTTCGTCAGCCTCGATGCCGTGATTGAGACGATGCGCCAGACGGGCGCCGACATGCAGGCGAAGTACAAGGAGACATCGCTGGGCGGGCTGGCCATCCACGTCGTCACCGTCAACCATGCGGCTTGCTGA
- a CDS encoding TIGR03862 family flavoprotein → MNSQPNSRPVIAIVGGGPAGLMAAETLAAMRTATHAFDIHVYDAMASSGRKFLLAGRGGMNITHAEPYEQFVTRYGARAAQLRPMLDAFGPDAVRAWVHGLGVETFVGTSRRVFPTEMKAAPLLRAWLHRLREGGVHLHQRHRWTGWHEGALRFDTPAGETLVNADAVILALGGASWARLGSDGTWVPLLRERGIDVAPLQPSNCGFDVGWSEHFASRYAGQPLTTVAATWTDSAGQRVRRQGQFVVTATGVEGSLIYAMSAPVRDTIAAHGSAVVELDLLPDLSLQRVLDEVTKPRGSRSMASHLQGRLHVKGVKAGLLHECLSREAYHDPAQLAAGLKALPLTLRAPRPLDEAISSAGGVAFEALDGTMLRALPGVFVAGEMVDWEAPTGGYLLTACLASGVAAGRDVAQWLGHRITL, encoded by the coding sequence ATGAATTCGCAACCCAATTCCCGTCCCGTCATCGCCATCGTCGGCGGCGGCCCGGCCGGCCTGATGGCGGCCGAAACGCTGGCCGCCATGCGGACTGCCACGCACGCCTTCGACATCCACGTCTATGACGCCATGGCCTCGAGCGGCCGCAAGTTCCTGCTGGCCGGCCGCGGCGGCATGAACATCACGCACGCCGAACCCTACGAGCAGTTCGTGACCCGCTACGGCGCGCGCGCCGCGCAACTGCGACCGATGCTGGATGCCTTCGGCCCGGACGCCGTGCGCGCCTGGGTGCACGGCCTGGGCGTCGAAACGTTCGTCGGCACCTCCCGGCGCGTCTTCCCTACCGAAATGAAGGCCGCGCCGCTGCTGCGCGCGTGGCTGCACCGGCTGCGCGAAGGGGGCGTGCACCTGCACCAGCGCCACCGCTGGACCGGCTGGCATGAAGGCGCATTGCGCTTCGATACGCCGGCGGGCGAAACGCTGGTCAATGCGGATGCCGTCATCCTGGCTTTGGGCGGCGCCAGCTGGGCGCGCCTAGGATCTGACGGCACGTGGGTGCCGCTGCTGCGGGAGCGCGGTATCGACGTCGCGCCATTGCAGCCATCGAACTGCGGCTTCGACGTCGGTTGGAGCGAGCATTTCGCCAGCCGCTACGCGGGCCAGCCGCTGACGACAGTCGCCGCCACCTGGACGGACAGCGCCGGCCAGCGCGTACGCCGGCAGGGCCAGTTCGTCGTCACGGCAACGGGCGTCGAAGGCAGCCTGATTTACGCCATGTCGGCCCCGGTGCGCGACACCATCGCGGCGCACGGCAGCGCCGTGGTCGAACTGGATCTGCTGCCGGACCTGTCGCTCCAGCGCGTCCTCGACGAAGTCACCAAACCGCGCGGCAGCCGTTCGATGGCGTCGCACCTGCAAGGCCGCCTGCACGTCAAGGGTGTGAAGGCGGGCCTGCTGCACGAATGCCTGAGCCGCGAGGCCTACCACGATCCTGCGCAACTGGCCGCGGGCTTGAAGGCGCTGCCATTGACGCTGCGCGCGCCGCGGCCGCTCGACGAGGCGATCAGCAGTGCCGGCGGAGTAGCCTTCGAAGCGCTGGATGGCACGATGCTGCGCGCGCTGCCGGGCGTGTTCGTCGCGGGCGAGATGGTGGACTGGGAGGCGCCTACGGGTGGGTATCTGCTGACGGCGTGCCTGGCGTCTGGCGTGGCGGCGGGACGCGACGTGGCGCAATGGCTCGGCCACCGCATAACTCTATAG
- a CDS encoding tyrosine-type recombinase/integrase: MAQATSLQPGQIRHLLRVTAATSRHPERDCLVLLLGLTAGMRVTEIAQIEVQDVLFPSGALRDEISLRAAITKGCRQRCIYLTHAKAIEALDRYLAYRVARGRRITGEPGRYRGLEPASKLILTHKGYKFHLNTKRRVSWTGEPVEYLACDSLQSHVTKLYRDAGICGGSSHSGRRTMASRLIQQGEDVETVQLLLGHAELDHVRPYLQVSKKGLEEMFAVVL; encoded by the coding sequence ATGGCACAAGCCACATCGCTCCAGCCCGGGCAAATCCGTCACCTTCTCCGCGTAACGGCGGCTACCAGCAGGCATCCAGAGCGAGACTGCCTGGTCCTGCTGCTGGGCCTGACGGCCGGCATGCGCGTCACCGAAATCGCACAGATCGAGGTCCAAGACGTGCTGTTCCCGTCCGGCGCGCTTCGCGACGAAATCAGCCTGCGCGCGGCGATCACGAAGGGGTGCCGGCAGCGGTGCATCTACCTTACCCATGCGAAGGCCATCGAAGCGTTAGATCGATACCTGGCCTACCGAGTAGCGCGCGGCCGGCGTATCACCGGCGAGCCTGGCCGATACAGAGGCCTGGAGCCGGCCAGCAAGCTGATCCTGACGCACAAGGGCTACAAATTCCACCTGAACACTAAGCGCCGCGTGAGCTGGACCGGCGAGCCCGTGGAGTACTTAGCGTGCGACAGTCTTCAGTCGCACGTCACGAAGCTATACCGCGACGCCGGCATATGCGGTGGCTCGTCGCACAGTGGCCGGCGCACGATGGCATCACGGCTCATCCAGCAAGGGGAGGATGTGGAGACTGTGCAGCTGCTCCTTGGACATGCGGAGCTCGACCATGTTCGCCCGTACCTTCAAGTGTCGAAAAAAGGGCTCGAAGAGATGTTCGCCGTCGTGCTCTAG
- a CDS encoding molybdopterin molybdotransferase MoeA, producing MLTVREALDFLLAAARPVQDVEQVATLAANGRVLAADQVSGIDVPGFDNTQMDGYAVRSADCAGGAATLTVSQRIPAGHVGQPLQPGTAARIFTGAFIPEGADAVVMQEQCEAAGDSVTIRHTPAAGEWIRRRGEDITAGSVILPAGTRLRSQELGLAASVGLAELPVRRKLRVAVFFTGDELTMPGEPLAPGGIYNSNRFTLRALLENMGCEIADYGIVPDSLDATRAVLREAAAGNDLIITSGGVSVGEEDHIKPAVEAEGRLNMWQIAVKPGKPLAFGEVGQAFFLGLPGNPVSSFVTFLLFVRPFMLRLQGATGAPPRSYALRADFAFKGDRRNEFLRARINDAGGLDLFPNQSSGVLTSTVWGDGLIDNPPGQAIQPGDIVRFIPFNALLH from the coding sequence ATGCTGACGGTGCGCGAAGCGCTGGACTTCCTGCTGGCCGCCGCGCGCCCCGTGCAGGATGTCGAGCAGGTCGCGACACTGGCCGCCAACGGCCGCGTGCTGGCGGCCGACCAGGTGTCGGGCATCGATGTCCCCGGTTTCGACAACACGCAGATGGACGGTTACGCCGTGCGCTCGGCCGACTGTGCCGGCGGCGCGGCAACGCTGACGGTATCGCAGCGCATCCCGGCCGGCCACGTCGGCCAGCCGCTACAGCCCGGAACGGCCGCCCGCATCTTCACCGGGGCGTTCATCCCGGAAGGGGCGGACGCCGTCGTCATGCAGGAGCAGTGCGAAGCGGCCGGCGACAGCGTGACGATTCGCCACACACCGGCGGCGGGCGAATGGATCCGCCGGCGCGGCGAGGACATCACGGCGGGCAGCGTCATCCTGCCGGCCGGGACGAGGCTGCGCAGCCAGGAGCTGGGCCTGGCCGCCTCCGTGGGCCTGGCCGAACTGCCCGTGCGCCGCAAGCTGCGCGTGGCCGTCTTCTTTACGGGCGACGAGCTGACGATGCCGGGCGAGCCGCTGGCACCCGGCGGCATCTACAACTCGAACCGTTTTACGCTGCGCGCACTGCTGGAAAACATGGGCTGCGAGATCGCCGATTACGGCATCGTGCCCGACTCGCTCGATGCAACGCGCGCGGTGCTGCGCGAAGCGGCGGCGGGCAACGACCTGATCATCACGTCCGGCGGCGTCTCGGTCGGCGAAGAGGACCACATCAAGCCGGCCGTCGAGGCCGAGGGAAGGCTGAACATGTGGCAGATCGCCGTCAAGCCGGGCAAGCCGCTGGCGTTCGGCGAAGTGGGCCAGGCGTTCTTCCTCGGTTTGCCCGGCAATCCCGTCTCCAGTTTTGTGACGTTCCTGCTGTTCGTGCGGCCGTTCATGCTGCGCCTGCAGGGTGCAACGGGTGCGCCGCCACGTTCTTACGCGCTGCGCGCCGACTTCGCGTTCAAGGGCGATCGCCGCAACGAGTTCCTGCGCGCGCGCATCAACGACGCCGGTGGCCTCGACCTGTTCCCGAACCAGAGCTCCGGCGTGCTGACGTCGACCGTCTGGGGCGATGGGCTGATCGACAACCCGCCCGGCCAGGCGATTCAACCGGGCGACATCGTCCGCTTCATCCCCTTCAACGCACTGCTGCACTGA
- a CDS encoding AbrB/MazE/SpoVT family DNA-binding domain-containing protein: MKLRKIGNSQGTTFSRDTLNRAGFEDGQELDVLVSPGEIKIVPAVVSGVTVSFTTAEAKALATGKLDSKSGEAALNKVRRIIGAE, from the coding sequence ATGAAGCTTAGAAAAATCGGCAATTCGCAAGGCACCACGTTTAGCCGCGATACGCTCAATCGGGCAGGGTTCGAGGACGGTCAGGAGCTTGACGTTCTTGTCTCGCCGGGCGAAATCAAAATCGTCCCAGCAGTCGTCAGCGGCGTAACTGTTTCGTTCACAACGGCAGAGGCAAAAGCTCTCGCCACTGGCAAACTAGATTCGAAGTCTGGTGAAGCTGCTTTGAACAAGGTGCGCCGCATAATCGGCGCCGAATAG
- a CDS encoding helix-turn-helix domain-containing protein has product MKALVNNAPPEVGAALQRLRLARGLTLEDLSRIAGVSKSMLSQIEREKANPTIAITWRLANALGVPIGELLSDEQPAVDTIRVIEAHETPTLPGHHAGYVLRILGPMELAGRHEWYELTLAPGGELLSQPHDPGTTEHLTVLHGSMELEVGTQKKKIKLGGTGRYPADQQHAIRNPGKTEARALLVVIHR; this is encoded by the coding sequence ATGAAAGCCCTTGTCAACAATGCACCACCTGAAGTGGGCGCCGCGCTGCAGCGGCTGCGCCTCGCGCGCGGCCTGACGCTCGAAGACCTGTCGCGCATCGCCGGGGTTTCCAAGTCGATGCTGTCGCAGATCGAGCGGGAGAAAGCCAATCCTACCATCGCCATTACGTGGCGTCTGGCCAATGCGCTGGGCGTGCCGATCGGCGAACTGCTGTCCGACGAACAGCCGGCGGTGGACACGATCCGTGTCATCGAGGCGCACGAAACGCCCACCCTGCCCGGCCATCATGCCGGCTACGTGCTGCGCATTCTCGGGCCGATGGAGCTGGCGGGCCGCCACGAGTGGTACGAACTGACACTGGCCCCGGGCGGCGAACTGCTGTCGCAGCCGCACGATCCGGGCACGACCGAACACCTGACGGTGCTGCACGGTTCGATGGAACTGGAAGTGGGAACGCAGAAAAAGAAGATCAAGCTCGGTGGCACGGGACGCTATCCGGCCGACCAGCAGCACGCCATCCGCAATCCCGGCAAGACGGAAGCGAGGGCGCTGCTGGTCGTCATCCACCGCTGA
- the moaD gene encoding molybdopterin converting factor subunit 1, translating into MRINLKFFASVRETVGVGGETVDVPADVTTVGELRALLVARGGAWAQALAEGRALRMACNQQMCDASTVLSDGAEVAFFPPVTGG; encoded by the coding sequence ATGCGTATCAACCTGAAATTCTTTGCCAGCGTGCGCGAAACCGTCGGTGTGGGCGGCGAGACCGTCGATGTCCCGGCCGATGTGACGACCGTCGGCGAACTGCGCGCTCTGCTTGTCGCCCGCGGCGGCGCCTGGGCGCAGGCGCTGGCCGAAGGCCGCGCACTGCGCATGGCGTGCAACCAGCAGATGTGCGACGCATCGACGGTGCTGTCCGACGGCGCCGAAGTCGCCTTCTTCCCGCCCGTGACGGGCGGCTGA
- a CDS encoding DNA/RNA non-specific endonuclease yields MFRKLIQLALAGALSAGLCSAHASQSCPQHYVSGQAPQIVNEKMARATRELCYNVFGIMHSGVTRTPLWSAEHLTADNLAAAGDLSRENSFHPELALPAGQRAELADYARSGFDRGHMAPNGDMPDRASQYQSFTLANMVPQDADNNRHIWAGIEGAVRKMAKKEGDLYVITGPAFIGGELRKVGNVLVPSHLYKAVWSPRKGAGGAWFVANEADARIQTMTIAQLESRIGINLIPSLSARQKQEMLKLPKTKAGKRKGGEK; encoded by the coding sequence ATGTTCCGCAAACTGATACAACTGGCCCTGGCGGGCGCGCTGTCCGCCGGGCTTTGCAGCGCCCACGCTTCCCAGTCCTGCCCGCAGCATTACGTGTCCGGCCAGGCCCCGCAAATCGTCAACGAAAAGATGGCCCGTGCCACGCGCGAGCTGTGCTACAACGTGTTCGGCATCATGCACTCGGGCGTGACGCGCACGCCGCTCTGGTCCGCCGAGCACCTGACAGCCGACAACCTGGCGGCGGCCGGGGATCTGTCGCGCGAGAATTCGTTCCACCCCGAGCTCGCGCTGCCCGCCGGCCAGCGCGCCGAACTGGCCGACTATGCCCGCAGCGGTTTCGATCGCGGCCACATGGCGCCGAACGGCGACATGCCCGATCGCGCCAGCCAGTACCAGAGCTTCACGCTGGCGAACATGGTGCCCCAGGATGCGGACAACAACCGCCACATCTGGGCCGGCATCGAAGGCGCCGTGCGCAAGATGGCGAAGAAGGAGGGCGATCTTTACGTGATCACAGGGCCCGCCTTTATCGGCGGCGAACTGCGCAAGGTGGGCAACGTGCTGGTGCCGAGCCATCTTTACAAGGCGGTCTGGAGTCCGCGCAAGGGCGCCGGCGGCGCGTGGTTCGTTGCCAACGAGGCCGATGCGCGCATCCAGACGATGACGATCGCACAACTGGAAAGCAGGATTGGCATCAATCTGATACCGTCGCTGTCGGCACGCCAGAAGCAGGAGATGCTGAAACTGCCGAAGACGAAAGCGGGCAAGCGCAAAGGAGGTGAAAAATGA
- the thrC gene encoding threonine synthase, protein MHYVSTRAAASATSSAASPASSSPAQFSDILLGGLAPDGGLYLPADYPQVTGADLDAWRKLSYADLAIEILKKFATDIPAADIEALARKTYTPEVYRNARPDERAADITPLRVLEEEGGRKLILQALSNGPTLAFKDMAMQLLGNLFEYALAKQDAQLNIFGATSGDTGSAAEYAMRGKRGVKVFMLSPHQKMSAFQTAQMFSLQDPNIFNIAVEGVFDDCQDMVKAVSNDLEFKARHKIGTVNSINWARVVAQVIYYFRGYLAATQSNDQKVSFTVPSGNFGNICAGHIARMMGLPIDKLVVATNENDVLDEFFRTGVYRVRKSAETYHTSSPSMDISKASNFERFVYDLVGRDPDRVRELFTKVEMDGGFDLSGQPGSDGNEFAKVAQYGFKSGKSTHDERVQTIRDAADDYGIVIDTHTADGIKVAKENLEEGVPMIVLETALAAKFNETILEALGEDAERPAGFENIEALPQKFTVMPPDVDKMKAYIAANTGL, encoded by the coding sequence ATGCATTACGTGTCCACCCGCGCCGCCGCCTCTGCCACCTCGTCGGCCGCATCCCCGGCTTCCTCCTCGCCAGCGCAGTTTTCCGACATTCTCCTGGGCGGCCTCGCCCCCGACGGCGGCCTGTATCTGCCCGCCGACTACCCGCAAGTAACGGGCGCCGACCTCGATGCATGGCGCAAGCTGTCATATGCCGACCTGGCGATCGAGATCCTGAAAAAATTCGCCACCGACATTCCGGCCGCGGACATCGAGGCGCTGGCACGCAAGACGTACACGCCCGAGGTGTACCGCAACGCGCGTCCGGACGAGCGGGCGGCCGACATCACGCCGCTGCGCGTGCTGGAGGAAGAAGGCGGGAGGAAGCTGATCCTGCAGGCGCTGTCGAACGGTCCGACGCTGGCGTTCAAGGACATGGCGATGCAGTTGCTGGGCAACCTGTTCGAATATGCGCTGGCAAAGCAGGACGCCCAGCTCAACATCTTCGGCGCCACGTCCGGCGATACCGGCAGTGCGGCCGAATACGCGATGCGCGGCAAGCGTGGCGTGAAGGTCTTCATGCTGTCGCCGCACCAGAAGATGAGCGCCTTCCAGACGGCGCAGATGTTCTCGCTGCAGGACCCGAATATCTTCAATATCGCCGTCGAAGGCGTGTTCGACGACTGCCAGGACATGGTCAAGGCCGTGTCGAACGACCTGGAATTCAAGGCGCGCCACAAGATCGGTACCGTCAATTCGATCAACTGGGCCCGCGTCGTCGCGCAGGTGATCTACTACTTCCGCGGCTACCTGGCCGCCACGCAGTCGAACGACCAGAAGGTGTCGTTCACGGTCCCGTCGGGGAACTTCGGCAATATCTGCGCCGGCCATATCGCCCGCATGATGGGCCTGCCCATCGACAAGCTGGTGGTGGCCACCAACGAGAACGACGTGCTGGACGAATTCTTCCGCACCGGCGTCTACCGCGTGCGCAAATCGGCCGAGACGTACCACACGAGCAGCCCGTCGATGGACATCAGCAAGGCATCGAACTTCGAGCGCTTCGTCTACGACCTGGTGGGGCGCGACCCGGACCGCGTGCGCGAGCTGTTCACGAAAGTGGAGATGGATGGCGGCTTCGACCTGTCCGGCCAGCCGGGCAGCGATGGCAACGAGTTCGCGAAGGTCGCGCAGTACGGCTTCAAGTCCGGCAAATCCACGCACGATGAGCGCGTGCAGACGATTCGCGACGCGGCCGACGACTACGGCATCGTCATCGATACCCATACGGCCGACGGCATCAAGGTGGCGAAGGAAAACCTGGAAGAGGGCGTGCCGATGATCGTGCTGGAAACGGCGCTGGCCGCCAAGTTCAACGAGACGATCCTGGAAGCGCTGGGCGAGGATGCCGAGCGACCGGCCGGTTTCGAGAACATCGAAGCGCTGCCGCAGAAGTTCACCGTGATGCCGCCCGACGTCGACAAGATGAAGGCGTACATCGCCGCCAATACGGGGCTGTGA
- a CDS encoding NAD-dependent epimerase/dehydratase family protein, whose translation MERILVIGANGQIGSELVEALAARHGAHNVFATDISPTNLYNAEQYQVLNVLDEEALAQLVSSQDITQVYQLAAMLSATGEAAPLRAWKLNMDGLLNVLEVARERGEAGKPLRVFWPSSIAAFGPNTPAQDTPQMTVMDPTTIYGISKLAGERLCEYYHLKYGVDVRSIRYPGIISYKSPPGGGTTDYAIAIFHAALRGEPYECFLGPQTTLPMIYMPDAIRATIELMEAPAEKVKIRSSYNVAGVSFNPAQLADAIRREVPAFQIAYKPDSRQGIADTWPQSLDDEEARVHWGWQPRVGVEEMVRDMLANVDVKVGETA comes from the coding sequence ATGGAACGCATTTTAGTTATCGGCGCCAATGGCCAGATCGGCAGCGAACTGGTCGAAGCGCTGGCGGCACGCCACGGCGCGCACAACGTCTTCGCCACCGACATCTCGCCGACAAACCTGTACAACGCCGAGCAGTACCAGGTGCTGAACGTGCTGGACGAGGAGGCGCTGGCGCAGCTGGTGTCGTCGCAGGACATCACGCAGGTGTACCAGCTGGCGGCCATGCTGTCGGCTACCGGCGAGGCGGCGCCGCTGCGCGCATGGAAGCTCAATATGGACGGGCTGCTCAACGTGCTGGAAGTGGCGCGCGAGCGCGGCGAGGCGGGCAAGCCTTTGAGGGTGTTCTGGCCATCGTCGATCGCCGCGTTCGGCCCGAACACGCCGGCCCAGGACACGCCGCAGATGACGGTGATGGACCCGACGACGATCTACGGCATCAGCAAGCTGGCCGGCGAACGCCTGTGCGAGTACTACCACCTCAAATACGGCGTGGACGTGCGCAGCATCCGCTACCCCGGCATCATCAGCTACAAGTCGCCACCGGGCGGCGGCACGACCGATTACGCCATCGCCATCTTCCACGCGGCGCTGCGTGGGGAGCCGTACGAATGCTTCCTGGGCCCGCAGACGACGCTGCCGATGATCTACATGCCCGACGCGATCCGCGCCACCATCGAACTGATGGAAGCGCCGGCCGAGAAAGTAAAGATCCGTTCCTCGTACAACGTGGCGGGGGTGTCGTTCAATCCGGCCCAGCTGGCCGACGCGATCCGGCGCGAAGTGCCGGCCTTCCAGATTGCCTACAAGCCGGACAGCCGCCAGGGCATCGCCGACACGTGGCCGCAAAGCCTGGACGACGAGGAAGCCCGCGTGCACTGGGGCTGGCAGCCACGCGTGGGCGTGGAGGAGATGGTGCGCGACATGCTTGCCAACGTCGACGTCAAGGTCGGCGAAACCGCCTGA
- the kbl gene encoding glycine C-acetyltransferase, translating into MSEQAKNAFYGGLQQKLDTLREQGLYKPERVLASRQGAEVTSEDGRTLINMCANNYLGLSGQEWVAQASIEATEKYGYGLSSVRFICGTQTVHKELEQAISKFLGTEDTILYAAAFDANGGVFEPLFDENDAIISDALNHASIIDGIRLCKAARYRYAHNDMADLEAQLQAAADKRNKIIVTDGVFSMDGTIAQLDRIVELADRYGALVMIDECHASGFMGRTGRGTHEHHNVLGRIDIITGTLGKALGGAMGGFTSGRKEVIETLRQKSRPYLFSNTLAPSIAGASLEVLKRLSESTELRDRLHENTAYFRQEIERIGFTIKPGTHPVVPVMLFEAPVAQKFAARMFELGVLLSGFFYPVVPMGQARVRVQLSAAHTREQLDKVLAAFAQAGKELGIIKG; encoded by the coding sequence ATGAGCGAACAAGCGAAGAATGCCTTTTACGGCGGCCTGCAACAAAAGCTGGACACGCTGCGCGAGCAGGGGCTGTACAAGCCCGAGCGCGTGCTGGCCTCGCGCCAGGGGGCCGAAGTGACCAGCGAGGATGGCCGCACCCTGATCAATATGTGCGCGAACAACTACCTCGGCCTGTCCGGGCAGGAGTGGGTGGCCCAGGCTTCCATCGAAGCGACGGAAAAGTACGGCTATGGCCTGTCGTCGGTGCGCTTCATCTGCGGCACGCAGACGGTGCACAAGGAGCTCGAACAGGCCATCAGCAAATTCCTCGGCACGGAAGACACCATCCTGTACGCGGCCGCATTCGACGCCAACGGCGGCGTGTTCGAGCCGCTGTTCGACGAGAACGACGCGATCATCTCGGATGCGCTGAACCACGCTTCGATCATCGACGGCATCCGCCTGTGCAAGGCGGCGCGCTACCGCTACGCCCACAACGACATGGCCGACCTGGAAGCGCAGCTGCAGGCCGCTGCCGACAAACGCAACAAGATCATCGTCACGGACGGCGTGTTCTCGATGGACGGCACCATCGCCCAGCTGGACAGGATCGTCGAGCTGGCCGACCGCTACGGCGCGCTGGTGATGATCGACGAATGCCACGCTTCGGGCTTCATGGGCAGGACGGGCCGCGGCACGCACGAGCACCACAATGTGCTGGGCCGGATCGACATCATCACGGGCACGCTGGGCAAGGCGCTGGGCGGCGCGATGGGCGGCTTCACGTCCGGCCGCAAGGAAGTCATCGAAACGCTGCGCCAGAAGTCGCGTCCTTACCTGTTCTCGAACACGCTGGCGCCCTCGATCGCCGGCGCTTCGCTGGAAGTGCTCAAGCGCCTGTCCGAATCGACGGAACTGCGCGACCGGCTGCACGAGAACACGGCGTACTTCCGCCAGGAGATCGAACGCATCGGCTTCACCATCAAGCCGGGCACGCACCCGGTGGTGCCGGTGATGCTGTTCGAGGCGCCCGTGGCGCAGAAATTCGCCGCCCGCATGTTCGAGCTGGGCGTGCTGCTGTCCGGGTTCTTCTACCCGGTCGTGCCGATGGGCCAGGCGCGCGTGCGCGTGCAGCTGTCGGCCGCGCACACCCGCGAGCAGCTGGACAAGGTACTGGCCGCGTTCGCGCAGGCCGGCAAGGAACTGGGCATCATCAAGGGCTGA